A single region of the Salvia miltiorrhiza cultivar Shanhuang (shh) chromosome 8, IMPLAD_Smil_shh, whole genome shotgun sequence genome encodes:
- the LOC130996764 gene encoding uncharacterized protein LOC130996764, with the protein MKIQRLEEYINATLTPSEGLAASIDTTHVAEKVSTATVEIANRISRLEEQALPKRRRDRPLKGMGREHVQHTTGLVPEDSIKCRVRKAVEVGYKLRDYVVDHNSSDNFRAMNNIANRRWSDEVELDDIHTTTDTPYW; encoded by the exons ATGAAGATCCAGCGTCTTGAGGAATATATTAACGCAACTTTAACCCCTTCTGAGGGGTTAGCTGCCTCTATTGATACAACTCATGTGGCTGAGAAGGTCTCTACAGCCACTGTGGAAATTGCTAATCGAATTAGCAGGTTGGAGGAACAG GCGCTGCCGAAGCGCAGACGGGATCGTCCACTGAAGGGTATGGGACGTGAGCACGTGCAACATACTACAGGTCTTGTGCCGGAGGATAGCATCAAATGTCGCGTCAGGAAAGCTGTGGAGGTGGGGTATAAGCTGAGGGATTATGTTGTTGATCATAACAGCAGCGATAATTTTCGTGCTATGAATAATATAGCCAACAGACGATGGTCGGATGAAGTGGAGTTGGATGACATTCACACCACCACAGATACCCCTTATTGGTAG